tactttttctagaaaaatacTTAGAACAAGGATTCAATGCCTTTATGGCCACCTGTTCGCAAGGTAGAAGTGTATATTAGCCTGCTGTATAAGGTGAAACTCCTAGGGAGAGACTCTTTCAAGCAAACCTCTTCCACAGTTCTCTGCACAGGACACTGGCAAGGGTCCCACTGTCATTCTCTCTCATttcagcttttgtttttgcttttttttttttttttacagtaatcTGTAATCACTTTGCATTCTCTGTTTTCAGCCAAAGACTTGGCCCTGGTGGCAAGTGATGCCAGCCTCTCACCAGGAGGACTACAGTCCCCTTCCAGCACCTTCACAGTGAGGCTGGGGCAGCTCCCCAGCGTCAGTCTTCATTTACTCCTAACTTTAGCCGGTCTATGTAAAATTGACCTTATCATATTTGACCTAATTGTGTCATGAAAGCATTAAAAGCttacatgctttcctgggaaattACCCTTGGGGCGGCCACTGGAAAAGGCCCTGCTTCAGGAGACCTCTGGAACTTTTCTCAGTTGAAAATGCTTTGCTGAAAATACTTCCATTTCAAAAATAACAGATGACAATTATGTGCGGAAAACAGTGACCTGGGCAACAGCTAACACTTGCCAGAGCGGGCTAGGATGGTTACCTGGAAGGACTGGAGCCTGGTCCTCCTATtgctactattttatttttctttaaaagaaaaaaaaaatctcctttaaaaaaatgattaaaattgatATCTCTTTTTGAAGTGTATTTCTCAACACGGATTCTCTTTCAGCACATTCGAGTCCTGGTGTCTCAGACTCACCCACTCTCTGTTCGTCCTGTGAAGGCCCGAAGTCCAGGACCTGGCCGGGACCGGGGGCGCAGTCCTGCCCGCCGTGGGGCTGCGGCCTCGCGTACTCTCCGGGCTGGTGTTTCTTGAGCTCCTGGACGATCTCCACAAGCAGCCGCAGCAAGGTCTGCCCGTCTGCGGGCTCCCGGGACTCCGCGCGCGCCCGGCCGGGCCCCGCCGCCCCCAGCACCAGCAACAGCCCCAGGAGGAGGGGGCGCACAGGTCCGCGCATCGTCCGTTCGGGTCCTGGGCTGGGCAAGGAGGGGCCTGGGGGCCGGAGAGAAAGTCAGCGGCCGCGGCAAAGGGAGGGAGCCACTCCCGCCGCGGTCGGCCGGGACACCCGGTCCCCGAGGAGGGCGTCCGCGTGGTCCCGGCCGGGCCGCAGGTGAGGGCGACAGGGGCGGAGGTGCCAGCAGATGTCCAGCCCCGCCGCAGCAGCCAGAGGCGCCCCTGCCCCGGGCGCCCCGCCCCCGCTTGCCGGACCCGAACTTTCGTCGGAATGGCAGCGTCTGCTGGAGCCCCGCAGTATGGAGCATCCGCGCAACTTTCTTTAACCTTTAGGAGCCATGCGGTGCCCAGGGAACCCCTCTTCCAGAAAGCAGCGCAGCGCGACGGGTCAGGGCTGCTGCACTCAAGCTCCCAGCGTCGCCTTTGTGCGGTGTCGCCCCGGCCGGCTCCGAGTCCCCGCAACCCGCCAAAGAGCCCCAACACGGTGCCCTGGCTCCTGACGCCCGCCAAGCCAGGTTTTGGAAGCCCTGGCCACCACCTGCCCGCGCCGCCCGCGGCCACCTGCGTGTCGGATCCCGCTGCTTACCTGCGTCCGCGCCCGGCAGCCGCGGTAGTGTCCGGCCGTCTGACCGCGCGTCTGCCCCGGCGTCTGTCCTTGCGCCCGGACACGCGCACCCTTCTACTCCATGCCCGGAGGCTCCCGGCTCGCAGAGCGCATGGGACGCGGGGACGCGGGGACTCGGTGGCTCCGAGCAAAGGACCACGGCCGCCCCGGGGTGCGCCGGCGCCGAGCCCCGCCTCGGACCTCGGGGCGCTTCTTATCCCCGCGCCCGCCGACGTCAGGCGGGTCCCCGAGGGCTCTAAGCGGGGCTTTAATTAGAACCCGCAGAAGTGCTCGTAACCCGGTGCGGATCTTCGTCAGCCGCCCCGCCGCCCCCCGCCCCATCCCTCCCGGTCCTCTCCCGGTCTCCCCTCCCCCGTCCCCTTCCTTTccgccccctctcccctccccacctccctggtgctgcgtctcctcctcttcccccggTTTCTCCTCCTcccgcccctccctctcccccctcccggTCTGTTTCCCTCCGTTCCTGTCACTTGTGACAGGATGAGAAGAAACGCCTTTACCAGGAACTCGGATCTGTTTTTGTCTAAATGTAGCTCTCGGGCTATTAAAAAAGGAGCCTCCTGATTGCCTCGACATTTAATAAGTCAATTAGAGTCTATGCGTTTGGAGAGATTCGCCGCGTCCTAGGGCCGCAGTCGGGACCCCGTGCGACCTGGAGCCCGGGTCCCCAGGCTGGGCGGCCCCTCAGGCGGGGGCTGGACTAGCGGGCAGGAGGCGCTCGGGGCGCCCTGAGGTGCGTGCAGCGCCCGGCCGGGGG
The sequence above is a segment of the Nycticebus coucang isolate mNycCou1 chromosome 4, mNycCou1.pri, whole genome shotgun sequence genome. Coding sequences within it:
- the ALKAL2 gene encoding ALK and LTK ligand 2 isoform X1, producing MRGPVRPLLLGLLLVLGAAGPGRARAESREPADGQTLLRLLVEIVQELKKHQPGEYARPQPHGGQDCAPGPGQVLDFGPSQDEQRVEIVPRDLRMKDKFLKHLTGPLYFSPKCSRHFHRLYHNTRDCTIPAYYKRCARLLTRLAVSPACVEGKQ
- the ALKAL2 gene encoding ALK and LTK ligand 2 isoform X2 — encoded protein: MRGPVRPLLLGLLLVLGAAGPGRARAESREPADGQTLLRLLVEIVQELKKHQPGEYARPQPHGGQDCAPGPGQVLDFGPSQDEQRVEIVPRDLRMKDKFLKHLTGPLYFSPKCSRHFHRLYHNTRDCTIPAYYKRCARLLTRLAVSPACVEGK